A single window of Chlamydia ibidis 10-1398/6 DNA harbors:
- a CDS encoding CT253 family lipoprotein — MRKLFLLASCGFVSLSALVLPGCSFCPGGSYHPKLYTSGSKAKGVVAMLPVFYRSGKSLDVLPWNLQTEFTEEISKRLYASDKVFLIKHNASPQIISQFYAPSVTQFSPESITSFLPAEFIVATEILEQKSSGDVFGHDSITASVRVRVFDIRHNRVSLIYQEIIESTQPIAAAASDYYRYGWPTKHFDATPMGLMHNRLFRDIVGRVEGYICANYS; from the coding sequence ATGCGAAAGTTATTTTTGTTGGCTTCTTGTGGATTTGTGTCTTTAAGTGCGCTGGTTCTTCCTGGCTGTTCTTTCTGCCCTGGGGGGAGTTATCATCCTAAATTATACACCTCTGGTAGCAAAGCAAAAGGGGTAGTGGCTATGTTGCCAGTTTTCTACCGCTCCGGAAAGTCCTTGGATGTGTTGCCTTGGAATTTACAAACCGAATTTACCGAAGAAATTAGTAAAAGATTGTATGCTTCTGATAAGGTATTCCTTATCAAACATAATGCTAGTCCCCAGATTATTTCCCAGTTTTATGCTCCTTCCGTAACACAGTTTTCTCCAGAGTCCATAACGTCTTTCCTACCTGCAGAGTTTATAGTTGCTACAGAGATTCTTGAGCAAAAGTCTTCGGGGGATGTGTTTGGTCATGATTCTATAACTGCTTCTGTACGTGTACGTGTATTCGATATTCGTCATAATAGGGTTTCTTTAATTTATCAGGAAATTATTGAGTCTACTCAGCCAATAGCGGCTGCCGCGAGCGATTACTATCGTTATGGATGGCCCACAAAACATTTCGATGCAACGCCTATGGGCCTAATGCATAATCGACTGTTTCGTGATATTGTGGGAAGAGTTGAAGGTTACATTTGCGCTAACTACTCATAA
- a CDS encoding CPBP family intramembrane glutamic endopeptidase: MLHSWLFFLILIVLALCASRRFFVWPCPNDKTPIELVHVLAGASLFLFASLGLSFMPAYSDITLCSLHGIFLATAFLFYLLGLPISVTRGVLYSGEKTPTTIVRCLFPAVRMWIIVVALTQIFGAILNKLVGAFVSSDLLEAQHLTQEVQQDLPAAYNVAFIFSVGLLIPFAEEVFFRGFLQTFLKNKMRRKYALLYTSVIFALSHVERSLGSLVFVPLLFIFSLCAGFLYEKERHIAAPLILHTLFNMTNIGMLSLQTA; encoded by the coding sequence ATGTTACATTCTTGGCTATTTTTTTTAATATTGATTGTTTTAGCTCTTTGCGCGTCTAGGCGTTTTTTTGTTTGGCCTTGTCCTAATGATAAGACTCCTATTGAGTTGGTGCATGTATTGGCTGGAGCCTCTCTGTTTTTGTTTGCCAGTTTGGGGCTGTCTTTCATGCCTGCATACTCAGATATTACCTTGTGCTCTCTCCATGGGATATTTTTAGCAACAGCTTTTCTTTTTTACTTATTAGGTCTACCTATTAGTGTTACCCGTGGTGTACTTTATTCAGGAGAAAAGACACCAACGACAATTGTTAGATGTCTGTTTCCTGCAGTGCGTATGTGGATTATCGTTGTTGCTTTGACACAGATATTCGGAGCTATTTTAAATAAACTTGTTGGCGCCTTTGTATCTTCAGATTTACTGGAGGCACAACATCTAACTCAAGAAGTACAACAGGACTTGCCTGCAGCGTATAATGTAGCGTTTATTTTCAGCGTAGGTTTATTAATTCCTTTTGCAGAAGAGGTGTTTTTTAGAGGTTTTCTACAAACTTTTTTAAAAAACAAAATGCGGAGGAAATATGCCCTTCTATATACATCCGTTATCTTTGCTCTTTCTCATGTCGAGCGTTCATTAGGGAGCCTGGTTTTTGTTCCCTTGCTATTTATCTTCTCTTTGTGTGCAGGATTTCTATATGAAAAAGAGCGTCACATTGCAGCGCCACTGATCTTACATACCCTCTTTAACATGACAAATATTGGAATGTTATCATTGCAGACAGCATAG
- a CDS encoding RluA family pseudouridine synthase, with protein MQEFTWIADCEMRLSSFLRSHLPDLSKQAIAASIRYHGCRVNGSIERFESYKVNRGDHITLSLHTGSKPKILYESSQFCIYDKPSHLSTEDLAKMVRLHIVHRLDRDTTGCILFAKTMQSADLLMHLFKKRKIHKQYTALVFGHPKKSSGIITSYTAPKSRRCGAVLFGNTTRELGKIAITKWSVLDTYRGYTLMKCLPITGRTHQIRLHMQTLGCPIVGDIDYGPKQQPKNIFRPLLHSHLIKFACPFSEAPIKVSASLSGDPRTIAPFLCRHKG; from the coding sequence ATGCAAGAGTTTACATGGATTGCGGATTGTGAGATGAGGTTATCATCTTTTCTTCGTTCCCATCTCCCTGATCTTAGTAAGCAGGCTATTGCTGCGTCTATTCGTTATCATGGTTGTCGAGTAAATGGTTCGATAGAGAGATTCGAGTCTTACAAAGTAAATCGAGGAGATCATATCACGCTATCCTTGCATACGGGGTCAAAACCAAAGATTCTCTACGAATCCTCTCAGTTTTGTATTTATGATAAACCTTCGCACTTATCCACAGAGGATCTTGCGAAGATGGTACGTTTACACATTGTTCATAGATTAGATAGAGATACAACTGGCTGCATTCTATTTGCAAAGACTATGCAATCTGCTGATCTCCTCATGCATCTATTCAAAAAGCGAAAAATACATAAGCAGTATACAGCTTTAGTCTTTGGCCATCCAAAAAAATCTTCAGGAATAATCACTTCATATACCGCTCCTAAATCGCGTCGTTGCGGCGCAGTACTTTTCGGTAATACGACTAGAGAACTTGGGAAAATTGCTATCACGAAGTGGTCGGTGTTGGACACCTATAGGGGTTACACTTTAATGAAATGTCTTCCCATTACAGGACGGACTCACCAAATTCGTTTACATATGCAGACGCTTGGTTGTCCAATTGTTGGTGATATAGATTATGGTCCTAAACAACAACCTAAAAATATTTTCCGTCCTCTTCTTCACTCGCATTTGATAAAATTCGCATGCCCTTTTTCTGAAGCTCCTATTAAAGTCTCTGCTTCACTATCCGGGGACCCTAGAACTATAGCCCCCTTTCTTTGTCGCCATAAGGGCTAG
- the mutY gene encoding A/G-specific adenine glycosylase, whose protein sequence is MIKIAFSERLKDFPLEDLKKWFVENKRSFPWRDNPSPYYVWVSEVMLQQTRAEVVVKYFLNWMDLFPTIEALAKAKEEEVIKTWEGLGYYTRARNLLEGARLVMENFGGNLPSDPVELKKIKGLGPYTIHAILAFAFKQRTAAVDGNVLRVMSRVFLIEASIDLESTKTWISRIVQIILPKKDPQLVAEALIELGACICKRAPLCEKCPLRSICGAYQKGEQRSLPIRHERKKIITLFRWVAVIIYGDSIVLEQRKPEEIMAGLYEFPYIEVNTSQDLLDTEALIGQMENLTGASLTLCGDFAEQKQSFTHYRVRLVPKILKALSLPKLCSLYPISSIDSLPFSSGHRKIKNLILENLHNYESLLISEVCSHDA, encoded by the coding sequence ATGATAAAGATAGCTTTTTCTGAAAGATTAAAGGATTTTCCTTTGGAAGATTTAAAAAAATGGTTTGTTGAAAACAAACGTAGTTTCCCTTGGCGCGATAATCCTTCCCCCTACTATGTGTGGGTTTCAGAAGTTATGCTTCAACAAACTCGAGCTGAGGTTGTTGTAAAATATTTTCTTAATTGGATGGATTTATTCCCTACAATTGAAGCTCTTGCTAAGGCAAAAGAAGAAGAAGTCATTAAGACTTGGGAAGGATTAGGTTACTATACGCGTGCTCGCAATCTTCTTGAGGGAGCACGTTTGGTTATGGAAAACTTTGGAGGTAATCTTCCTAGTGATCCTGTAGAGTTAAAGAAAATCAAAGGACTTGGCCCTTATACTATCCATGCTATCTTAGCTTTTGCTTTTAAACAAAGAACAGCAGCTGTAGATGGCAATGTCTTAAGAGTAATGAGCCGAGTTTTTTTAATAGAAGCTTCTATTGATTTAGAGTCTACAAAAACTTGGATTTCGCGTATTGTCCAGATTATTTTGCCTAAAAAAGATCCTCAATTAGTTGCCGAAGCTTTAATAGAATTAGGAGCCTGCATATGTAAACGTGCTCCACTATGTGAAAAATGTCCACTGCGTAGTATTTGTGGCGCTTATCAGAAGGGTGAGCAGAGATCTTTGCCTATACGTCATGAAAGGAAAAAAATTATTACATTGTTCCGATGGGTTGCCGTGATTATCTACGGAGATAGTATTGTTCTTGAGCAAAGAAAACCTGAAGAAATCATGGCGGGGCTCTATGAATTTCCTTATATTGAAGTAAATACTTCTCAAGATCTACTTGATACCGAAGCCTTAATAGGACAAATGGAAAACCTTACTGGTGCCAGCTTAACTTTGTGTGGTGATTTTGCTGAACAAAAGCAGTCGTTCACTCATTATAGAGTCCGACTTGTTCCTAAGATTTTGAAAGCGCTATCCCTACCGAAATTGTGCTCTTTATATCCTATCAGTTCTATAGATTCTCTACCGTTTTCTTCAGGGCACAGGAAAATAAAAAATTTGATATTAGAGAATCTTCATAATTATGAAAGCCTTTTGATTTCCGAGGTGTGTAGTCATGACGCATGA
- a CDS encoding MazG nucleotide pyrophosphohydrolase domain-containing protein, whose product MTHDAFAPLINVVENMIVRRICPWADTQDFHSITEYIVNECREFIEAINEGQSPLDIASEAGDVLTTTLMLCFLLEREGLCSVSTVIEETIAKLERRSPHVFDPNNSISLEEAEASWKLAKLQEKQNRKSI is encoded by the coding sequence ATGACGCATGATGCTTTTGCTCCTTTAATTAATGTTGTTGAAAATATGATTGTTAGACGTATCTGCCCCTGGGCAGATACTCAAGATTTTCATAGCATTACAGAATATATCGTCAACGAATGCCGTGAATTTATTGAAGCTATTAATGAGGGTCAATCTCCTTTAGATATAGCTTCGGAGGCTGGGGATGTGTTGACAACAACATTAATGTTATGTTTTTTACTCGAACGCGAGGGTCTGTGTTCCGTGTCAACAGTTATAGAAGAAACCATAGCTAAGCTAGAACGTCGATCTCCTCATGTTTTTGACCCTAATAATTCGATATCCTTAGAAGAGGCAGAAGCTAGTTGGAAACTTGCCAAACTGCAAGAAAAACAAAACCGTAAGTCAATATGA
- a CDS encoding PP2C family protein-serine/threonine phosphatase — MQKTVELEYFGLSDIGMVRTRNEDFWQVNLDSRVVAIADGMGGRLGGEVASYEAVVRLIEMINAYHENLEDLEDEKYKEALQMILSKVNGLIYEHSLVEAHLRGMGTTLSFMHFLQNKAWLFHIGDSRIYRLRNGVLSCLTEDHSLENRLKNRYKLPKQSDKMYSYRHILTNVLGSRPYIVPDIREITYEKEDLYVLCSDGLTNMVSDADIREILTQPSTLEESSNILISLANSRGGSDNVTVVLVRVQ; from the coding sequence ATGCAAAAAACTGTAGAGCTTGAGTATTTTGGTCTAAGTGATATTGGCATGGTTCGTACGCGAAATGAAGATTTTTGGCAGGTAAACCTAGATTCTCGCGTTGTAGCAATTGCTGATGGTATGGGAGGTCGTCTAGGTGGAGAAGTAGCCTCTTATGAAGCTGTAGTTAGATTAATCGAAATGATTAACGCGTATCACGAGAATTTAGAAGATCTCGAAGATGAAAAGTATAAAGAAGCTTTACAAATGATTTTATCAAAAGTTAATGGCTTGATTTATGAGCATAGTCTTGTAGAAGCTCATCTAAGAGGAATGGGCACCACATTAAGTTTTATGCATTTCCTTCAGAACAAGGCCTGGCTTTTCCATATAGGTGACAGTAGAATATACCGGTTACGTAATGGGGTTCTGTCCTGTTTGACAGAAGATCACTCCTTAGAGAATCGGTTGAAAAATCGTTATAAACTTCCTAAACAATCAGATAAGATGTATTCTTACCGTCATATTCTGACTAATGTTTTGGGAAGCCGTCCGTATATTGTTCCAGATATTCGTGAAATCACTTACGAAAAAGAAGATCTATATGTGCTTTGTTCTGACGGTCTAACCAACATGGTTTCTGATGCAGATATTAGAGAGATTTTAACTCAGCCCTCCACATTAGAAGAAAGTAGTAACATTCTCATTTCTTTAGCTAACAGTCGTGGGGGATCTGATAACGTCACTGTGGTATTAGTCCGAGTACAATAG
- a CDS encoding cysteine desulfurase family protein, whose amino-acid sequence MIYLDNNAMAPLAPGLLEFLHQLFSDRQVFANPSSVHSPGKYSRQIIRETTELIQEVLGFSGQVLYTSGATESLNLAITSLKPGSHVITSSMEHPAIIETLKHANLSVTYLDPEIGQCALTPKQIEDKITPQTSAIVLGWANSEIGAKTDITAIGEIACKHNLCFIVDATAIVGREKIVIPKSVTMTIFSGHKFHAMSGIGVLLITPKNKITPMLWGGGQQNGLRSGTENLWGIASLLYVFNVLKEKQEEIAEKIASYRDHFEKSVKSQIPEVIIHCEDKVRVNNVSAIAFPPLEGEVMQIALDVAGVACGYGSACSSGATTAFKSLVAMQVEPNISLSTLRFSFSYLLTFDDINRAVDIIVRVSDQLKHAWL is encoded by the coding sequence ATGATTTATTTGGATAATAATGCCATGGCTCCTCTAGCGCCAGGTCTTCTAGAGTTCTTGCACCAGCTTTTTTCTGATAGGCAGGTATTTGCTAACCCCTCAAGTGTTCATAGTCCTGGGAAATATTCTCGGCAGATTATTCGTGAGACTACGGAATTGATTCAAGAAGTGTTAGGATTTTCAGGTCAGGTTCTCTATACTTCTGGAGCTACTGAAAGTCTAAATTTGGCTATTACCAGTTTAAAGCCGGGTAGTCATGTCATTACTTCAAGTATGGAGCACCCAGCTATTATAGAGACTCTGAAACACGCGAATCTTTCTGTGACCTATCTGGATCCCGAAATTGGTCAGTGTGCCCTTACTCCTAAACAAATAGAAGACAAGATTACACCACAAACTTCTGCCATTGTTCTGGGATGGGCAAATAGCGAAATTGGTGCAAAAACTGATATAACTGCTATTGGAGAAATCGCTTGTAAGCATAACTTATGTTTTATAGTAGATGCTACAGCTATTGTAGGAAGAGAAAAAATAGTAATTCCTAAGAGTGTTACTATGACTATCTTTAGCGGACATAAGTTTCACGCAATGTCCGGAATAGGAGTTCTACTTATTACACCTAAAAATAAAATCACACCTATGTTGTGGGGAGGAGGTCAACAAAATGGACTCCGTTCCGGCACTGAAAATCTTTGGGGGATAGCGTCTCTTCTATATGTTTTTAATGTTTTAAAAGAAAAACAGGAAGAAATAGCAGAAAAGATAGCCAGTTATCGTGATCACTTTGAAAAAAGTGTTAAATCTCAAATTCCAGAAGTAATTATCCATTGTGAGGACAAAGTAAGAGTCAATAATGTATCGGCAATAGCATTTCCTCCTTTAGAGGGAGAAGTAATGCAAATTGCTTTAGATGTTGCTGGAGTTGCTTGTGGTTACGGTTCAGCATGTTCTTCCGGAGCTACCACAGCTTTTAAATCGTTAGTGGCAATGCAAGTAGAGCCCAATATCTCTTTATCAACGTTGCGCTTTTCGTTTAGCTATCTTCTGACTTTCGATGATATTAATCGGGCTGTAGACATTATTGTTAGGGTGTCTGATCAGCTGAAACATGCATGGTTATGA